One window of Sphingobacteriales bacterium genomic DNA carries:
- a CDS encoding DUF4286 family protein gives MYLYSVTVKIDLSKHDDWLLWMQTEHIPEVMKTELFQKFRVCKLMEQDESSGVTYTIQYQCKNIADYFTYQREFAPKLQRQHAERYANHFVAFRTLLKIVTESG, from the coding sequence ATGTATCTTTATAGCGTTACGGTAAAAATTGACCTTAGCAAACACGACGACTGGTTGTTATGGATGCAAACTGAACATATTCCTGAAGTGATGAAAACAGAGTTGTTTCAAAAATTCCGGGTTTGCAAATTGATGGAACAGGATGAAAGTTCAGGAGTTACTTATACAATTCAATATCAATGCAAAAATATCGCCGATTATTTTACCTATCAACGCGAGTTTGCCCCAAAATTGCAAAGACAACATGCAGAAAGATATGCCAATCACTTTGTGGCATTCCGAACTTTGCTCAAAATAGTAACCGAGTCCGGATAA
- a CDS encoding EamA family transporter: MPTNPNVHNTGDSPSLKSWILLIASAVIWGSSFILMKKGLLVFSPPQVATIRIFFSMLALLPFLFSGLKHINKKNLPYVLVVAISGSGLPPFLFTAAQAKLPSAAAGILNSFTPLFTLIIGILVYHVVFEWRKLTGVLLGLAGAVVLVFTTAPDNNDGNSNYFYGLYVLIATLCYGISVNTLKQYCQDIPATALNSVVFALLGPLAAIYLFSSDIFSVIQTNSYAYTALGYLAILAVFNTALAGILYFKLTQQTSALFASTTTYLIPFVAVLFGAYDGETIGWSYGIGLMLILGGVYLASR; this comes from the coding sequence ATGCCAACAAACCCAAACGTTCATAATACCGGCGATAGCCCTTCTCTGAAAAGTTGGATATTGCTCATAGCTTCGGCTGTTATCTGGGGTAGTTCTTTTATCCTCATGAAAAAAGGTTTATTGGTTTTTTCACCCCCGCAAGTGGCAACAATTCGCATATTCTTCTCAATGTTAGCACTTTTGCCCTTTCTTTTCAGCGGATTAAAGCATATCAATAAAAAAAACCTGCCTTATGTGTTGGTGGTTGCCATTTCAGGCAGCGGACTGCCTCCCTTTCTTTTTACCGCAGCTCAGGCAAAACTTCCAAGTGCTGCTGCCGGTATTCTCAACTCCTTTACCCCTTTATTTACCCTGATTATCGGAATATTGGTCTATCATGTCGTTTTTGAATGGCGAAAACTGACCGGTGTATTGTTAGGGCTTGCAGGTGCTGTAGTTTTGGTCTTTACTACCGCACCGGACAATAATGACGGAAACAGTAACTACTTTTATGGACTCTATGTCCTGATTGCTACGTTATGTTATGGCATTAGTGTAAACACATTGAAACAATATTGTCAGGACATCCCTGCAACCGCCCTGAACAGCGTGGTTTTTGCCCTTCTGGGACCCTTAGCTGCAATTTACCTGTTCAGTTCTGATATTTTTTCTGTTATACAAACCAATAGCTATGCCTATACCGCCTTGGGTTATTTGGCTATTTTAGCCGTTTTCAATACTGCTTTAGCCGGTATTTTGTACTTTAAACTGACTCAGCAAACAAGTGCATTATTTGCTTCCACGACAACTTACCTGATTCCCTTTGTGGCCGTTTTGTTTGGAGCTTATGATGGCGAAACTATCGGGTGGAGCTACGGTATCGGCTTAATGCTCATCCTTGGAGGGGTTTATCTGGCTTCGAGGTAG
- a CDS encoding response regulator, whose translation MEAQTTHAPFSLVHFTTDQGLSQNYITCIVQDRRGFIWIGTWNGLNRFDGYNFVYYKNRQGDSLSLSNNFINDIEEDKEGNIWIGTNDGLNRFDYETGTFRQFRHPHIKSEGLTRYQVTSVFDDGNGLLWLGAFNVLDKFDPKTGVVSHYFPPVNVQLFGDEYCYIADIIEFQQDLFVSVWGAGVFRFNRNSNTFHSVTTPHKTNLSKTWIHDFHLTPDKQLLSIEGNVLRYQSDNNSFLPITNTSYSDAFNEIHTVHSIKSGQYLVGTMGNGIKVYDSDFEISDHFLLDPNQSNQTNNFVNTLFEDACGEIWVGTSGNGLFKFDLQKRKIQIFRNDPLQPNSLVDNNIFSLKVLESGNVWIGTRLKGISIYDPIQQTFTHLRNQSSNPNSLNSNFIKSFYQDKQNIIWIGTWGGGLNRYDPVTGKFSFLAEAKTPTSLCDNFVTSICESTDRKLWVATANGVAVLNMDDWESGIFKNYLYKNDDNSGPNDRRNNVVYADHRGTIWLGTEAGGLNRYNPQTDTFDYFLHNPNQINSLGGSKVQCIFEDSKHRLWIGCSGGGLNLFVPETEQFIHFTETNGLPNDDIKAIQEDAKGRLWISTDAGISCFYPETQTFKNYNLQDGLPSNQFTVQALGFNKLDGKIYAGTKEGVAVFHPDSIPNSTFLPPVYITSFKKYRTEGDNIITQQIQGVETLQKIELLHLENTFNIVFSALNYRNSAKNKYAYQLQGLNENWVELGTTREVTFSNLPSGKYVLWVKASNNDGVWNETGTTLSIIIHPPWWKTFWAMILWVSLLTGFVVQLYRFQLKRKLDHAEAIRLRELDLLKSRLYTNITHEFRTPLTVILGMTDQIEPNVASEQKDAISMIKRNGKNLLQLINQLLDLSKLEDKSLQLNIQRGNIIPFLHYLTSSFQSYANTQNLALRFFSPIESLEMDFDPVQLQHVMSNLIANALKFTPSGGEVYVRIEQTNEHCQISIHDTGIGIAEKDLPHIFERFYQVDSSPTRAGEGTGIGLAYVKELVKLMNGSILVESQSGKGSVFKISLPITKTAVASEKIIFPTTTTDYVGQTNTVAPANGELPEDSPLLLIIEDNPDVVSYLKACLQNTYRLSIAYNGEIGIQKALDEIPDLIVSDVMMPGKDGYEVCHHLKNDERTSHIPIVLLTAKAEQKDKLIGLKHGADAYLSKPFDREELMIRLEKLNEQRKRIINRFTASLSDWVTQQTTSANEDLDSLEEDFTKEDAFIEKLKTILADNIEDDNFALPQLCQKIGMSRSQLFRKMKALINQSPSDFIRTYRLQKAKHLLSTTDLTVSEISYQVGYKDLAHFSKSFFDEFGTNPSATRK comes from the coding sequence TTGGAGGCACAAACAACTCATGCACCTTTTTCGTTGGTACATTTCACGACAGATCAAGGGCTATCGCAAAATTATATTACCTGCATTGTCCAGGACCGGCGCGGTTTTATATGGATAGGCACATGGAACGGCCTCAACCGCTTTGACGGCTATAACTTTGTGTATTACAAAAACAGGCAGGGCGACTCTCTAAGCCTTAGCAATAACTTTATCAATGACATTGAAGAAGACAAAGAGGGAAATATTTGGATAGGCACCAACGATGGTCTTAACCGTTTTGACTATGAAACCGGAACTTTCCGGCAATTCAGACATCCGCATATCAAATCCGAAGGACTTACGAGGTATCAGGTTACTTCTGTTTTTGATGACGGAAATGGCCTTTTATGGCTTGGCGCATTTAACGTTTTAGATAAATTTGACCCTAAAACAGGAGTCGTTTCACATTATTTCCCACCTGTCAATGTTCAGTTATTCGGCGATGAATACTGTTATATTGCCGACATCATCGAGTTTCAGCAAGACCTGTTCGTCTCTGTTTGGGGAGCGGGAGTTTTCCGTTTCAACCGTAATTCCAATACCTTTCATTCTGTAACCACTCCTCATAAAACGAATTTATCCAAAACGTGGATACATGATTTTCACCTCACCCCCGACAAACAATTACTTTCGATTGAAGGGAATGTATTGCGATATCAATCGGATAATAATTCTTTCCTCCCTATTACGAATACTTCTTATTCTGATGCTTTTAATGAAATTCACACAGTACATTCTATTAAATCGGGTCAATACTTAGTTGGTACAATGGGCAATGGAATAAAAGTGTATGATTCTGATTTTGAAATTTCTGACCACTTTTTGTTAGATCCCAATCAAAGCAATCAAACTAATAATTTCGTGAACACTTTATTTGAAGATGCCTGTGGGGAAATCTGGGTGGGCACATCGGGCAATGGCTTGTTTAAATTTGACCTTCAAAAAAGAAAAATCCAAATCTTCCGAAACGACCCGCTTCAGCCCAACAGCTTGGTGGACAATAATATCTTTTCTTTGAAAGTACTGGAATCGGGAAACGTCTGGATAGGAACACGATTAAAGGGCATTAGTATTTACGACCCCATACAACAAACTTTTACTCATTTACGAAATCAATCCTCCAACCCAAACAGCCTTAACTCAAACTTTATAAAGTCATTTTATCAAGACAAACAAAACATTATATGGATTGGTACCTGGGGCGGAGGATTAAACAGATACGATCCCGTAACCGGTAAATTTTCTTTTTTGGCAGAAGCTAAAACCCCAACCTCCTTATGCGACAATTTTGTAACTTCTATCTGCGAATCTACCGACCGCAAACTTTGGGTGGCTACTGCAAACGGGGTTGCAGTGCTAAATATGGATGATTGGGAAAGTGGAATCTTTAAAAACTATCTCTATAAAAACGACGACAACAGTGGTCCAAACGATCGTCGAAATAATGTTGTGTATGCCGACCATCGCGGAACTATATGGCTTGGAACAGAAGCCGGCGGACTAAATCGGTATAACCCCCAAACCGATACTTTCGATTACTTTTTACACAATCCTAATCAAATAAACAGCTTGGGAGGCAGCAAGGTGCAATGTATTTTTGAAGACAGTAAGCATCGGTTATGGATTGGTTGTTCTGGAGGAGGATTGAATTTATTTGTACCCGAAACTGAACAGTTTATTCATTTTACCGAAACAAACGGCTTGCCGAACGACGATATAAAAGCCATACAAGAAGATGCCAAGGGTAGGTTATGGATCAGTACGGATGCCGGAATTTCTTGTTTTTATCCCGAAACACAGACTTTCAAAAACTATAACTTACAGGATGGGTTGCCCAGCAATCAATTTACCGTACAAGCTTTGGGATTTAACAAATTGGATGGTAAAATCTATGCCGGAACCAAGGAAGGGGTTGCAGTTTTTCATCCCGATAGCATCCCCAACAGCACTTTTTTGCCACCTGTATATATCACCTCCTTTAAAAAATATCGCACCGAAGGAGATAACATCATCACCCAACAGATACAAGGCGTAGAAACCTTGCAAAAAATTGAACTCTTGCACTTAGAAAACACGTTCAATATCGTTTTCTCTGCCCTAAATTACCGGAACAGTGCAAAAAACAAATATGCCTACCAACTTCAGGGACTGAATGAAAACTGGGTAGAACTGGGAACAACCCGTGAAGTTACCTTTTCAAACCTTCCTTCGGGAAAGTATGTGTTATGGGTTAAAGCATCTAACAACGATGGTGTTTGGAACGAAACCGGAACTACATTATCCATCATTATTCATCCACCTTGGTGGAAAACCTTTTGGGCGATGATATTATGGGTGAGCTTGTTAACCGGATTTGTGGTTCAACTCTACCGGTTTCAACTTAAACGAAAATTAGACCACGCCGAAGCTATTCGCCTAAGGGAGTTAGATTTGCTCAAGTCGCGCCTCTATACCAATATAACTCACGAATTCCGCACCCCGCTAACTGTTATTTTGGGCATGACCGACCAAATTGAACCCAACGTCGCCTCTGAACAAAAAGATGCGATAAGCATGATTAAGCGCAACGGGAAAAACCTGTTGCAACTCATTAACCAACTCCTCGATTTATCTAAATTAGAAGACAAATCGCTTCAACTCAATATCCAACGAGGCAATATCATCCCCTTTTTGCATTATCTAACCTCATCCTTCCAGTCTTATGCCAATACACAAAACCTGGCGTTGCGCTTTTTTAGCCCTATAGAATCGCTCGAAATGGATTTTGATCCTGTGCAATTGCAACACGTTATGAGCAATCTCATTGCCAATGCCCTCAAGTTTACCCCTTCGGGTGGGGAGGTGTATGTGCGTATTGAACAAACAAATGAACATTGCCAAATTAGCATACACGACACCGGAATTGGGATTGCCGAAAAAGATTTGCCTCATATCTTCGAGCGCTTCTATCAGGTCGACTCTTCTCCTACCCGTGCAGGCGAAGGAACGGGTATAGGGTTGGCTTATGTAAAAGAATTGGTCAAACTTATGAATGGCAGCATCTTGGTAGAAAGTCAATCAGGGAAAGGGAGCGTATTTAAAATCTCATTACCCATTACCAAAACTGCCGTAGCATCAGAAAAAATTATATTCCCCACAACAACAACCGACTACGTCGGGCAAACCAATACCGTTGCACCTGCAAACGGAGAATTGCCGGAAGATTCGCCATTGTTACTGATTATTGAGGACAACCCCGATGTAGTGTCCTATCTCAAAGCCTGCCTGCAAAACACCTACCGGCTGAGCATTGCATATAATGGTGAAATCGGAATTCAAAAAGCATTAGATGAAATACCCGATCTGATTGTAAGCGATGTGATGATGCCGGGTAAAGATGGTTATGAAGTTTGCCATCATCTAAAAAATGACGAGCGAACCAGCCACATCCCCATAGTTTTGCTCACCGCAAAAGCCGAACAAAAAGACAAACTCATAGGATTGAAACATGGCGCAGATGCCTATCTCAGTAAGCCTTTTGACAGAGAGGAGTTGATGATCAGGTTAGAAAAGCTGAACGAACAAAGGAAACGAATCATAAACCGGTTTACCGCCTCCCTTTCTGATTGGGTAACTCAACAAACAACTTCGGCTAACGAAGATTTGGATTCACTCGAAGAAGACTTCACTAAAGAGGATGCCTTTATTGAAAAACTGAAAACCATTTTGGCAGATAATATCGAAGACGACAATTTTGCCCTGCCGCAGTTGTGCCAAAAAATCGGAATGAGCCGTTCGCAGTTATTTCGCAAAATGAAAGCACTCATCAATCAATCCCCTTCTGATTTTATCCGCACCTACCGCCTTCAAAAAGCGAAGCATCTGCTAAGTACTACCGATTTAACTGTATCGGAAATATCTTATCAGGTAGGATACAAAGACTTAGCACATTTTTCCAAATCCTTTTTCGATGAATTTGGCACAAACCCCAGTGCAACTCGCAAGTAG
- the obgE gene encoding GTPase ObgE has product MEGGNFVDYVKICCRSGNGGAGSVHLRREKYIPKGGPDGGNGGRGGHIILRGNAQLWTLLHLKYRKHIIAESGKNGSGNLSTGAEGEDIILEVPLGTVAKDAETGETDFEITEDGQEVIWVPGGKGGKGNAHFKSPTNQTPRYAQPGEPGQEVWKILELKLLADVGLVGLPNAGKSTLLATVSAAKPEIADYPFTTLVPNLGVVAYRDHRSFVMADIPGIIQGAHKGKGLGHRFLRHIERNSILLFLIAADSPDIKKEYDLLLKECKLYNPELTHKKRILVLTKSDLIDSELKQLLIPTLPKRIPFVFISSATGEGITQLKDLIWLTLNKPEN; this is encoded by the coding sequence ATGGAAGGTGGTAATTTTGTAGATTATGTAAAAATTTGTTGCCGTTCCGGTAACGGCGGGGCGGGGTCTGTTCACCTTCGCCGCGAAAAATATATTCCCAAAGGTGGCCCTGACGGAGGTAATGGAGGCAGAGGCGGGCATATTATTTTGCGCGGAAATGCTCAATTATGGACCTTACTGCACCTGAAATACCGGAAACACATCATAGCCGAATCCGGAAAAAATGGAAGCGGAAATTTATCAACCGGTGCTGAAGGTGAAGATATTATTCTTGAAGTCCCTTTGGGTACAGTTGCCAAAGATGCCGAAACAGGCGAAACTGACTTTGAAATCACCGAAGATGGTCAGGAAGTGATTTGGGTTCCGGGAGGAAAAGGCGGGAAAGGCAATGCACATTTCAAATCTCCTACAAACCAAACCCCGCGATATGCACAACCCGGTGAACCGGGTCAGGAAGTCTGGAAAATTTTAGAACTTAAATTGCTGGCTGACGTAGGGTTGGTAGGGCTTCCAAATGCCGGAAAGTCAACGTTATTAGCAACAGTTTCGGCAGCTAAGCCCGAAATTGCAGATTACCCCTTCACCACCCTCGTCCCTAACCTCGGTGTTGTTGCCTATCGCGATCATCGCTCGTTTGTTATGGCAGATATTCCCGGAATTATCCAGGGCGCACATAAAGGTAAAGGTTTAGGTCACCGGTTTTTGCGGCATATTGAGAGAAACTCCATCCTCCTGTTTCTTATTGCTGCAGATTCTCCGGACATAAAAAAAGAATATGACCTGCTCCTCAAAGAATGTAAACTCTATAATCCGGAACTGACCCATAAAAAAAGAATTTTAGTGCTGACAAAATCTGACCTGATTGATTCAGAGCTAAAACAACTCCTCATCCCCACATTACCAAAGCGCATCCCTTTTGTGTTTATCTCATCTGCAACTGGAGAAGGAATTACCCAACTTAAAGACCTGATTTGGCTAACTCTGAATAAACCCGAAAACTAA
- a CDS encoding adenylate kinase has protein sequence MLNLILFGPPGSGKGTQSSFLIEQYRLKHVSTGDLLREEMAKGSKLGLEAQKFMENGILVPDEVVIGMISDKLDEYAGKVNGFIFDGFPRTVAQAEALDRLLFEKQTEISKVLSLQVGQEELTRRILERGKTSGRTDDSEETVLKRIQEYHSKTAPVAGHYEKLGKLVNIDGEGSIDDITDLLCAEINNLI, from the coding sequence ATGTTGAATTTAATATTGTTCGGACCTCCGGGAAGCGGTAAAGGTACGCAGTCTTCTTTTTTAATAGAGCAGTATCGCCTAAAACACGTTTCAACAGGCGATTTGCTACGAGAAGAAATGGCAAAAGGAAGCAAGTTGGGCTTAGAGGCTCAGAAGTTTATGGAAAATGGGATTTTAGTGCCTGATGAAGTAGTGATTGGCATGATTAGCGATAAATTAGATGAATATGCCGGAAAAGTAAACGGATTTATTTTTGACGGGTTTCCCAGAACAGTTGCTCAGGCAGAAGCCCTCGACCGGTTGCTCTTCGAAAAACAAACAGAAATAAGCAAAGTACTGTCTTTACAGGTAGGACAAGAAGAGTTGACCCGTAGGATATTAGAAAGGGGAAAAACATCAGGCAGAACTGATGACAGTGAAGAGACTGTACTTAAACGCATTCAGGAATATCATTCAAAAACTGCTCCTGTTGCCGGCCATTACGAAAAGCTGGGCAAGCTTGTTAATATTGATGGCGAAGGCAGTATTGACGATATTACAGACCTTCTCTGCGCCGAAATAAATAATTTGATTTAG
- a CDS encoding RICIN domain-containing protein: MKNFLNNIKNVILTITLFALFGMWAQAQQVVKITNRWTNENLGLQSGNPICSTSAPDTWIVEKVGEGDYVRLKNAATGTYLHNETGQLGAGAIQPGWWSAQWTLAANDGHTNIINRWTGGYIHNERGKLEIGPIDAPGWWSAQWAMKPASGSGNQANNILADPEPDDPRKRLRLTPLSKDRAVGIQGTSQSMEFNMRVNGFIYAYTLSPQQKIVHLTTQGSIAKPGVQADNTTDKRGFFLEKLEITIEPTTGAEHVYRDMDSPATDTNTGSRTVTSSVDVGAGLSADGGSLTAGAGGSDSFTQNIDGFKYLNNSNGKKLHHVIQLASSSVGPYESYKDLLDMGFVGSFSGTPLGELPHQAINNMPIIAQGLWQTYDGNFSGKVTFKITYKMDLRWVEKTNYFFTVDTKSTTTNDSMTEYITVDFGSIK; this comes from the coding sequence ATGAAGAACTTTTTAAACAACATCAAAAATGTAATCCTCACGATTACCCTGTTTGCCCTTTTTGGTATGTGGGCACAAGCACAACAGGTAGTTAAAATTACCAACCGATGGACAAATGAAAACCTTGGTTTGCAAAGTGGGAACCCGATTTGTTCCACTTCCGCCCCCGATACATGGATAGTAGAAAAGGTTGGCGAGGGCGACTATGTGCGGCTCAAAAACGCAGCAACCGGCACCTATCTGCACAATGAAACCGGTCAGTTGGGTGCGGGAGCTATTCAACCCGGTTGGTGGAGCGCACAATGGACTTTAGCGGCCAATGACGGACATACCAATATCATTAACCGATGGACAGGAGGTTATATCCACAACGAAAGAGGGAAATTAGAAATTGGCCCGATTGATGCCCCGGGTTGGTGGAGTGCACAATGGGCGATGAAACCCGCCTCAGGGTCGGGCAACCAAGCAAACAATATATTGGCAGATCCGGAACCCGATGATCCACGAAAAAGGCTTCGTCTAACTCCGCTTAGTAAAGACCGTGCCGTAGGAATTCAAGGAACTTCACAATCCATGGAATTTAATATGCGTGTGAATGGATTTATTTATGCCTACACACTTTCACCTCAACAAAAAATTGTCCATCTGACTACTCAAGGCAGCATCGCTAAACCGGGAGTTCAGGCCGATAACACAACCGATAAGAGAGGCTTTTTTCTCGAAAAATTAGAAATCACCATTGAGCCGACAACCGGTGCCGAACATGTTTACCGGGACATGGATTCTCCGGCAACTGATACAAATACCGGCAGCCGAACGGTAACTTCTTCTGTTGATGTCGGCGCAGGACTTAGCGCAGATGGAGGTAGTTTAACCGCAGGTGCTGGCGGGTCAGACTCTTTTACCCAAAACATAGACGGATTTAAATACCTCAATAACAGCAACGGCAAAAAACTGCACCATGTCATACAATTAGCCAGCAGTTCCGTTGGACCTTACGAAAGTTATAAAGATCTCTTAGATATGGGATTTGTCGGTTCGTTTTCCGGCACGCCATTAGGTGAACTTCCACATCAGGCTATCAATAATATGCCCATCATAGCACAAGGATTGTGGCAAACTTATGACGGCAATTTTAGTGGTAAGGTTACCTTTAAAATTACCTATAAAATGGATTTGCGATGGGTGGAAAAAACCAACTATTTTTTCACGGTTGACACAAAAAGCACCACCACCAACGATTCAATGACCGAGTATATTACTGTTGACTTTGGTAGTATCAAGTAA
- a CDS encoding IS110 family transposase — MKKKGTENLGAKRIVPQKEVIGIDVSSKSHSVRIGYKLPIEETVHIGEEKTFANDDQGHEALLAYVTKFTHPDCTNRVFVMEATGIYHEDLAYYLDKSGAFVTVVLPSRAMAYKKSENVLSKTDGIDARLLVKMGLEKTLARWEPPSAEVYELKQLCREHGRLIADKTVVKNRTHAMLRSSMPSKSTLGRNQESVNLLQKQIEAVEKEMALLVSKHKPLLEAVKRAVSIPGIGRITATIVLAETNLFKNFNNAKQVTKYTGLDIVQRESGTFKGKQRISKHGNSFLRAALYMPALSAVRYNMPIKDLFDRITDKSGIKMKGITAASRKLLCLMCSMEKNKKILIVITIKNG; from the coding sequence ATGAAGAAAAAAGGAACTGAGAACTTGGGTGCTAAAAGAATAGTGCCACAAAAAGAAGTTATTGGCATAGATGTATCTTCTAAGAGCCATTCGGTTCGTATTGGATACAAACTGCCTATAGAGGAAACGGTACATATTGGAGAGGAAAAGACCTTTGCCAATGATGATCAGGGTCATGAAGCCTTGTTAGCGTATGTTACTAAATTCACCCACCCAGACTGTACTAACCGTGTTTTTGTGATGGAAGCTACGGGCATTTACCATGAGGATCTGGCTTATTATTTGGACAAGTCAGGAGCTTTTGTAACTGTTGTATTGCCCAGTAGAGCGATGGCATACAAAAAATCGGAAAATGTATTGTCAAAAACCGATGGTATAGATGCCCGCTTACTTGTTAAAATGGGCTTGGAGAAGACCTTAGCCCGTTGGGAGCCGCCATCAGCAGAGGTGTACGAACTCAAACAACTTTGCAGAGAACATGGTCGGTTAATAGCGGATAAAACAGTCGTGAAAAATCGTACACATGCCATGCTAAGGTCTTCCATGCCCTCTAAATCAACGCTTGGACGAAATCAAGAGTCTGTCAATCTCCTACAAAAACAGATAGAGGCGGTAGAAAAAGAAATGGCACTATTGGTTAGTAAACACAAGCCATTGTTAGAGGCAGTTAAGCGTGCCGTCAGCATTCCGGGTATTGGGCGCATCACGGCTACGATTGTGCTGGCTGAAACTAATTTGTTTAAGAATTTTAACAATGCCAAGCAAGTTACCAAGTACACAGGACTTGATATAGTACAAAGAGAGTCCGGCACTTTTAAAGGCAAACAACGCATCTCAAAGCACGGAAATAGTTTTTTGAGAGCAGCACTCTATATGCCGGCACTATCAGCAGTAAGGTATAATATGCCTATCAAAGACTTGTTTGACCGAATAACTGACAAGAGTGGCATAAAAATGAAAGGCATCACGGCTGCAAGCAGGAAACTGCTCTGTTTAATGTGTTCCATGGAAAAAAACAAAAAGATTTTGATAGTCATTACCATCAAAAACGGGTAG